A portion of the Microlunatus phosphovorus NM-1 genome contains these proteins:
- a CDS encoding glycoside hydrolase family 5 protein: protein MSPSLFEGTTAEDETALCQQLDPALKLERFRTHRNGYISERDFAYLAGLGIEAVRIPVPYFVFGDVGPFVGCIEYVDAAFEWAAEYGLKVMLDLHTVPGSQNGFDNGGLCGVCRWHRDPEGVAFVLDLLERLTLRYRSHQAFWAIEIVNEPISPELWVALDIPSRYPAANPEDAVGSEGVPSDFLRQFYRDAYRRIRAADPAVTIVFHDGFRLAEWGSFFADEGFENYLLDTHLYLMVHTWTAGDTDVDGYLRYIDTDFRPALAAAAQHSPLIVGEWCMNTAAGAIVTADRATRRDYYRRLTEAQLDAWSVTQGWFYWSYKLQVRGAGLDGWDLGKAVSLGYFPAGWLTPTSDS from the coding sequence ATGAGCCCGAGCCTGTTCGAGGGCACCACGGCCGAGGACGAGACCGCGCTCTGCCAGCAGCTCGATCCTGCCCTGAAGCTTGAGCGCTTCCGTACCCATCGCAACGGCTACATCTCCGAACGCGACTTCGCCTACCTCGCCGGGCTCGGCATCGAGGCGGTGCGGATCCCGGTGCCGTACTTCGTGTTCGGCGATGTAGGGCCGTTCGTCGGTTGCATCGAGTATGTGGACGCCGCGTTCGAGTGGGCTGCGGAGTACGGATTGAAGGTCATGCTGGACCTGCACACCGTGCCCGGCAGCCAGAACGGGTTCGACAACGGCGGACTGTGCGGGGTGTGCCGCTGGCACCGTGATCCAGAAGGTGTCGCGTTCGTGCTCGACCTGCTCGAGCGCCTCACTCTTCGTTATCGCAGCCACCAGGCGTTCTGGGCGATCGAGATCGTCAACGAGCCGATCTCTCCGGAGCTGTGGGTCGCGCTGGACATCCCGTCTCGCTATCCCGCGGCGAACCCGGAGGACGCGGTCGGCTCCGAAGGAGTGCCGAGCGACTTCCTCCGACAGTTCTACCGCGACGCGTACCGGCGGATCCGGGCCGCGGACCCGGCCGTGACGATCGTGTTCCACGATGGGTTCCGGCTGGCCGAGTGGGGCAGCTTCTTCGCCGACGAGGGCTTCGAGAACTACCTGCTCGACACCCATCTCTATCTGATGGTGCACACCTGGACCGCCGGCGACACCGATGTCGACGGCTATCTGCGCTACATCGACACCGATTTCCGGCCCGCGCTGGCAGCCGCTGCCCAACACAGCCCGCTGATCGTGGGGGAGTGGTGCATGAACACCGCCGCCGGGGCGATCGTCACCGCGGACCGGGCCACCCGCCGTGACTACTACCGACGGCTGACCGAGGCGCAGCTGGACGCCTGGTCGGTGACCCAAGGCTGGTTCTACTGGAGCTACAAGCTCCAGGTCAGGGGAGCCGGCCTGGACGGCTGGGATCTCGGCAAGGCGGTGTCCCTCGGCTACTTCCCCGCCGGCTGGCTCACCCCGACCTCCGACAGCTGA
- a CDS encoding right-handed parallel beta-helix repeat-containing protein, producing MRELHVALAGSDQQDGSADRPLRTINRASALAQPGDTVVVHAGEYREWVQPQRGGLSNLRRITYTAAPGEHVVIKGSERITGWTPVAGGVGGGAIVGSGVWQVGVPNSLFGDFNPYAEEVDGDWIVYADLSTPKKHLGDVYLNGASFFEVASIAEVADPPLRTEVVDNWTGITDPIRDPEQTQRVWYAEVGDQATIIWANFFGTDPNVELVEINVRRSVFYPLVHHLDYITVRGFELAQAATPWAPPTADQPGLIGPNWAKGWIIEDNVIHDAKCSAISLGKEHSTGQNFATIRRDKPGYQYQLESVFSARQLGWDRDHIGSHLVRRNTIYDCGQNGIVGHLGCVFSTIEDNHIYNIALKREFYGYEIAGIKLHAAIDVAIRHNRIHDCSLGIWLDWQTQGTRVSRNLLYANNRDLFVEVSHGPYLVEHNILGSKASLEVFSQGGAYVHNLVCGTVALAPVVERPTPYHRPHSTQVAGYAAIHGGDDRHIGNIFLGGDPAAAYHPTSRVWGALGYGTTGYDGHPASREDYLAQVNDPTLGDHERFADVKQPVYIRDNVYAPGAGAYEAELGATVIVDDVAVEVVEDGDQVFLETTLPAGFDDVRLAVTGGEDLPPVRFVDAEFEEPDGTLAVLAVDLLGTDKAPDGSYPAGPIADLASGASHIPVW from the coding sequence ATGCGAGAACTGCACGTCGCCCTGGCTGGATCCGATCAGCAGGACGGTTCGGCCGATCGGCCGCTGCGGACGATCAATCGGGCCTCCGCCCTCGCCCAACCCGGCGACACCGTCGTCGTCCACGCCGGTGAGTACCGCGAATGGGTGCAACCTCAGCGGGGCGGGCTCAGCAACCTGCGTCGCATCACCTACACCGCCGCACCCGGTGAGCATGTGGTGATCAAGGGCTCCGAGCGAATCACCGGCTGGACTCCGGTGGCCGGCGGGGTTGGAGGCGGCGCGATCGTCGGCAGCGGGGTGTGGCAGGTCGGCGTGCCCAACAGCTTGTTCGGTGACTTCAACCCGTACGCGGAGGAGGTCGACGGGGACTGGATCGTCTACGCCGACCTGTCGACCCCGAAGAAGCATCTCGGCGATGTCTATCTGAACGGGGCCAGCTTCTTCGAGGTCGCCAGTATCGCCGAGGTCGCGGATCCGCCGTTGCGTACCGAGGTCGTCGACAACTGGACCGGCATCACGGACCCCATCAGGGATCCCGAGCAGACCCAGCGGGTCTGGTATGCCGAGGTCGGGGATCAGGCGACCATCATCTGGGCCAACTTCTTCGGCACCGACCCCAATGTCGAGTTGGTCGAGATCAACGTCCGTCGCTCGGTGTTCTATCCGCTGGTGCACCACCTCGACTACATCACCGTGCGGGGGTTCGAGCTCGCCCAGGCGGCCACTCCCTGGGCGCCGCCGACCGCCGACCAGCCGGGCCTGATCGGGCCGAACTGGGCGAAGGGCTGGATCATCGAGGACAACGTCATCCACGACGCGAAGTGCTCCGCGATCTCCCTGGGCAAGGAACACTCCACCGGACAAAACTTCGCGACCATCCGACGCGACAAGCCCGGCTACCAGTACCAGCTCGAGTCGGTGTTCTCCGCCCGCCAGCTCGGCTGGGACCGCGACCACATCGGCTCCCATCTCGTCCGCCGCAACACCATCTACGACTGCGGCCAGAACGGCATCGTCGGTCACCTCGGCTGTGTGTTCTCGACCATCGAGGACAACCACATCTACAACATCGCGCTCAAGCGCGAGTTCTACGGGTACGAGATCGCCGGCATCAAGCTGCACGCCGCCATCGACGTGGCCATCCGGCACAACCGGATCCACGACTGCTCGCTCGGCATCTGGCTGGATTGGCAGACCCAGGGCACCCGGGTGTCGCGGAACCTGCTCTATGCCAACAACCGCGACCTGTTCGTCGAGGTCAGCCACGGGCCGTATCTGGTCGAGCACAACATCCTCGGCTCCAAGGCGTCGCTGGAGGTGTTCAGCCAGGGCGGGGCGTACGTGCACAACCTGGTCTGCGGCACGGTGGCACTGGCCCCCGTCGTGGAGCGCCCGACGCCCTACCATCGACCGCACAGCACCCAGGTTGCCGGCTACGCCGCCATCCACGGTGGTGACGATCGGCACATCGGCAACATCTTCCTCGGCGGGGATCCCGCGGCTGCCTATCACCCGACCTCCCGGGTCTGGGGGGCGCTCGGCTACGGCACCACCGGCTACGACGGTCACCCGGCGTCCCGAGAGGACTACCTCGCCCAGGTGAACGATCCGACCCTCGGCGATCACGAGCGGTTCGCCGACGTGAAGCAGCCGGTCTATATCCGCGACAACGTCTATGCGCCGGGGGCCGGGGCATATGAGGCCGAGCTGGGTGCGACCGTGATCGTTGATGACGTCGCCGTCGAGGTCGTCGAGGACGGCGATCAGGTGTTCTTGGAGACCACATTGCCGGCCGGGTTCGATGACGTTCGACTGGCCGTGACCGGTGGCGAGGACCTGCCGCCGGTCCGGTTCGTCGACGCCGAGTTCGAGGAGCCCGACGGCACCCTGGCCGTGTTGGCTGTCGACCTGCTGGGCACCGACAAGGCTCCGGACGGCTCCTATCCGGCCGGTCCCATCGCCGACCTCGCGTCCGGGGCGAGCCACATCCCCGTCTGGTAG
- a CDS encoding ArsR/SmtB family transcription factor → MPTSEAVAYAELAVIDDPVVAAALLDPKRALVLSALQESGSATTVAAAIGLTRQQVNYHLRVLEAQGLAVEVGTRQRRGLTERVVRATARGYVVSPAVLGTLGADPRRMDRLSARYLIALAARVVREVAALMRAADGAGKQLPTLSLDTDLRFATPADRAAFTAELAESLRMLAAKYHDEGSPTGRWHRVLVAAYPKPPEEE, encoded by the coding sequence GTGCCCACTTCCGAAGCCGTCGCTTACGCAGAGCTTGCGGTGATCGACGATCCGGTCGTGGCCGCGGCGCTGCTCGATCCCAAGCGAGCGCTGGTGCTGTCGGCACTTCAGGAGTCCGGGTCGGCGACCACCGTCGCGGCGGCGATCGGGCTGACCAGGCAACAGGTGAACTACCACCTGCGAGTGCTCGAGGCGCAAGGTCTCGCCGTCGAGGTGGGCACCCGACAGCGCCGGGGACTCACCGAGCGAGTCGTTCGGGCCACAGCCCGGGGCTATGTGGTCTCGCCGGCCGTGCTCGGGACGCTGGGTGCCGATCCGCGCCGGATGGACCGGCTTTCGGCGCGCTATCTGATTGCCCTCGCCGCCCGGGTGGTCCGGGAGGTCGCGGCTCTGATGCGGGCCGCGGACGGGGCCGGCAAGCAGCTGCCCACGCTGTCCCTGGACACCGATTTGCGCTTTGCGACTCCCGCCGATCGTGCCGCTTTCACCGCGGAGCTCGCCGAAAGCCTCCGTATGCTCGCCGCCAAGTACCACGACGAAGGATCGCCCACGGGGCGTTGGCATCGTGTCCTGGTCGCCGCCTACCCCAAGCCACCCGAGGAGGAATGA
- a CDS encoding SRPBCC family protein, which yields MTKSPESGPTESDSTGSDPLGPSSGDSAAAPRERVIDLSVEVVGTPQEVWAAIATGPGVSSWYVPTTVEEQTGGAMTNRFGDGPEMLIPGRVAAWEPPERVVFDGGEGVPGLAFEWLVEARDQGTCVVRLVNSGFVEGTPWDDQYDGMSEGWGLFLANLQLHLAHFAGRSATSMLPMALWPMSVERAWSTLIEGLGLPAAPAVGEAIVVHDADAPSFSGRVAEHGPGRLIVLLETPAPGTAILACEGAGEQCGVSIWQYLYGDDAAVLAERDTPRWNAWLQAHAVE from the coding sequence ATGACGAAGTCCCCAGAATCAGGCCCGACCGAGTCAGATTCGACAGGATCCGATCCGCTAGGGCCGTCGTCCGGCGACTCGGCTGCTGCTCCCCGAGAGCGGGTGATCGATCTGAGTGTCGAGGTCGTCGGCACACCGCAGGAGGTGTGGGCGGCGATCGCCACCGGACCCGGCGTCTCCTCCTGGTATGTGCCGACCACGGTCGAGGAGCAGACCGGCGGAGCGATGACCAACCGGTTCGGCGACGGGCCGGAGATGCTCATTCCCGGTCGGGTCGCAGCCTGGGAACCGCCGGAGCGGGTCGTGTTCGACGGCGGCGAAGGCGTACCCGGACTGGCGTTCGAGTGGCTGGTCGAAGCGCGCGATCAGGGCACCTGTGTGGTGCGGTTGGTGAACAGCGGGTTCGTCGAGGGCACACCGTGGGACGACCAGTACGACGGGATGTCCGAGGGCTGGGGTCTGTTCCTGGCCAACCTGCAACTCCACCTGGCGCACTTCGCCGGTCGGTCGGCGACTTCCATGCTGCCGATGGCGCTCTGGCCGATGTCGGTCGAGCGAGCGTGGTCGACGCTGATCGAAGGGCTCGGCCTCCCCGCCGCACCGGCAGTCGGGGAGGCGATCGTGGTCCATGATGCGGATGCGCCGTCGTTCAGCGGTCGGGTCGCCGAGCACGGCCCCGGTCGGCTGATCGTGCTGTTGGAGACACCGGCACCGGGCACCGCGATCCTCGCGTGCGAAGGTGCCGGGGAGCAGTGCGGGGTCTCGATCTGGCAGTACCTGTACGGCGATGACGCGGCTGTGTTGGCCGAGCGCGACACTCCCCGGTGGAATGCCTGGCTGCAGGCGCACGCCGTCGAGTGA
- a CDS encoding zinc-dependent alcohol dehydrogenase: MTRTMRAVVADGHGGVDVRDLPVPTAHEGWVVLAPVGTGVCGTDLHLVHGDYPHGRFPVVPGHEFAGYITEVGRGVSEFVEGDYVGVNPNIACGTCGSCRRGATNLCTKLIPIGVAIDGSCAEYVTVPRRTVHRLDPSIMHRAAPLIEPLGCVLHALDRVPDWQDHEIVVFGAGSIGLMAVALARAEGAAGVRIVEPNPARRQAALELGAIEGATSAGELDRQVFDIALDASGHPAAIAQALGALGPRGRLIQMGVASPTASVALSPYEVFAKELTIIGSNSLADKYAEAAERMVELQNELVTMITATYPLEDYAQALIAAQSPDQIKVQII; this comes from the coding sequence ATGACCAGGACAATGCGAGCCGTGGTGGCTGACGGCCACGGCGGCGTCGACGTCCGCGACCTCCCCGTTCCGACTGCACACGAAGGGTGGGTCGTCCTCGCACCGGTCGGTACCGGCGTCTGCGGCACCGACTTGCACCTGGTCCATGGCGACTATCCGCACGGCCGGTTCCCGGTGGTGCCCGGCCACGAGTTCGCCGGCTACATCACCGAGGTCGGCCGAGGGGTGAGCGAGTTCGTCGAGGGCGACTATGTCGGCGTCAACCCGAACATCGCCTGCGGCACATGTGGGTCGTGCCGGCGCGGGGCGACCAATCTGTGCACGAAACTGATCCCGATCGGCGTCGCCATCGACGGCTCATGTGCGGAGTACGTGACGGTGCCCCGCCGGACCGTTCATCGTCTCGATCCCTCGATCATGCACCGCGCCGCTCCGCTGATCGAGCCTCTCGGCTGCGTACTGCACGCACTGGATCGGGTGCCGGATTGGCAGGACCACGAGATCGTCGTCTTCGGAGCCGGCTCGATCGGTCTGATGGCCGTCGCTCTGGCTCGGGCCGAGGGAGCAGCGGGCGTACGCATCGTCGAACCCAACCCGGCTCGTCGTCAGGCGGCCCTGGAGTTGGGCGCGATCGAGGGGGCCACCTCTGCCGGGGAGCTGGACCGGCAGGTGTTCGACATCGCCCTGGACGCCAGCGGCCATCCGGCAGCGATCGCGCAGGCGCTCGGCGCGCTCGGCCCCCGCGGCCGGCTCATCCAGATGGGCGTCGCCTCACCGACGGCCTCCGTCGCCTTGAGCCCGTACGAGGTGTTCGCGAAAGAGCTCACGATCATCGGATCGAACTCACTCGCCGACAAGTACGCCGAGGCTGCCGAGCGGATGGTCGAGCTGCAGAACGAGTTGGTCACTATGATCACCGCCACCTACCCGTTGGAGGACTACGCGCAGGCACTCATCGCGGCACAGAGCCCCGATCAGATCAAGGTCCAGATCATCTGA
- a CDS encoding GntR family transcriptional regulator has product MAQLIERTSPVPYYEQLFGILKDRIVGGEFPVGERLPSELELGREFGLARATVRQTLSKLESEGYARRVARRGVFAATPDASQGWLVQDTEGFLESQIRHGRTGIETTVIEAGYLVPPQHTAEALGLQPDEQAFALKRARSLDGKPALFSTNWLPRESGAVVAAAPDVLNGTGSLNSTLRNAGFVINGARRVIHAMRAPKEVARHLGVGPGAPVLRIRSLSWDQQDRYFDYYETWVLTGTVPLELNIVAT; this is encoded by the coding sequence GTGGCACAATTGATCGAACGGACATCTCCGGTCCCGTACTACGAGCAGTTGTTCGGGATTCTCAAGGATCGCATCGTCGGCGGCGAGTTCCCCGTTGGTGAGCGGCTGCCGAGTGAGTTGGAGCTCGGCCGGGAATTCGGACTCGCGCGAGCAACGGTGCGCCAGACTCTGTCGAAGCTGGAGTCCGAAGGCTATGCCCGCCGGGTCGCGCGGCGCGGCGTCTTCGCCGCGACCCCGGACGCGTCGCAAGGCTGGCTGGTGCAGGACACGGAAGGATTTCTGGAGTCGCAGATTCGCCACGGGCGTACCGGGATCGAGACGACCGTGATCGAGGCCGGCTATCTCGTGCCGCCGCAGCATACCGCCGAGGCGCTCGGGCTCCAGCCGGACGAGCAGGCCTTTGCGCTCAAACGCGCCCGCTCGCTCGATGGCAAACCTGCCTTGTTCAGCACGAACTGGTTGCCGCGTGAGAGCGGCGCCGTGGTGGCCGCGGCACCAGACGTGCTCAACGGCACCGGCTCGTTGAACAGCACCCTTCGCAACGCTGGATTCGTGATCAACGGGGCGCGGCGAGTCATTCATGCGATGCGAGCACCGAAGGAGGTCGCGCGCCATCTCGGGGTCGGGCCTGGTGCTCCCGTGCTGCGCATCCGCTCCCTGTCCTGGGACCAGCAGGACCGCTACTTCGACTACTACGAGACCTGGGTGCTCACCGGGACTGTGCCACTCGAGCTGAACATCGTCGCGACCTGA
- a CDS encoding FGGY family carbohydrate kinase translates to MRSTRREPVACGVDIGSTNVKVVTIDHDGAVRGRAGRPTPRDAQGLSIDGSVLFGLVEALIGEVCADEYEVHALCTVGIGEDGLLLDPHLRPLIQALAWFDPRRQAILHELRSRLDDESFDVASDAARTMVGWAWARRQPGFESAHSWVALADLPAVLWAGRSFLSDTLASRTGAWRASSRAWAGNRVTASLGSGELLPVVLRAGDIVGPVRSSALRSAGVIAGDALVIAGGHDHPVGGWGVDQMVPGAILDSMGTAEVVVTQSPLPPPRDNPRVDIAPGIRSTGTTLLRVVELARNVAWADQDPAVEPWIHALLDGTARPAAVLEAGYFQPGRRGGTQPAYRPDAPRDPRARASAVLGALACAGRESVTAVGGSSLDPNVVRLAGGWARSPGWVEIKESVNGYRAVPIPEPEVTAVGAALVAATACGWAPDPAAALGGAPVVGVC, encoded by the coding sequence GTGCGCAGCACCAGGCGAGAACCGGTGGCGTGCGGCGTCGATATTGGCAGCACCAACGTCAAGGTGGTCACCATCGACCACGACGGTGCCGTCCGAGGACGGGCCGGGCGACCGACGCCGCGCGACGCGCAGGGACTCAGCATCGACGGATCAGTGCTGTTCGGCCTCGTCGAGGCACTGATCGGCGAGGTGTGCGCCGACGAATACGAGGTCCACGCGCTCTGTACCGTGGGGATCGGTGAGGACGGGTTGCTGCTGGATCCCCACCTCCGACCGCTGATCCAGGCCCTGGCCTGGTTCGATCCGCGCCGCCAGGCGATCCTGCACGAGCTGCGCTCACGGCTCGACGACGAGTCGTTCGATGTGGCCAGCGACGCGGCACGCACCATGGTCGGCTGGGCCTGGGCCCGCCGGCAGCCCGGCTTCGAATCAGCACACAGCTGGGTCGCGCTGGCCGATCTGCCTGCGGTGTTGTGGGCCGGTCGCAGCTTCCTCAGTGACACCCTGGCCTCCCGGACGGGCGCCTGGAGGGCGAGCAGCCGAGCCTGGGCAGGCAACCGGGTGACAGCCTCGCTCGGCTCCGGCGAACTGCTGCCGGTCGTGCTCCGAGCCGGCGACATCGTGGGCCCGGTGCGGTCGTCGGCCCTGCGGTCGGCCGGCGTGATCGCCGGTGACGCGCTCGTGATCGCCGGCGGGCATGACCACCCGGTCGGAGGCTGGGGCGTCGATCAGATGGTGCCCGGCGCAATCCTCGACTCGATGGGAACAGCCGAGGTCGTGGTCACTCAGTCGCCGCTGCCACCCCCCAGAGACAACCCTCGAGTCGACATCGCGCCGGGCATCCGGTCGACCGGAACCACGCTGCTGCGTGTCGTCGAGCTGGCGCGCAATGTCGCCTGGGCGGACCAGGACCCGGCCGTCGAACCGTGGATCCACGCCCTGCTCGACGGTACGGCACGCCCGGCAGCGGTGTTGGAAGCCGGCTACTTCCAACCCGGTCGTCGGGGTGGCACCCAACCCGCGTACCGGCCCGACGCCCCTCGCGATCCTCGGGCCCGGGCTTCGGCCGTGCTCGGGGCGCTTGCCTGTGCGGGTCGCGAATCGGTGACCGCCGTCGGTGGCAGTTCTCTCGACCCCAACGTGGTGCGACTGGCCGGAGGCTGGGCACGGTCGCCCGGCTGGGTGGAGATCAAGGAGTCCGTGAACGGCTATCGCGCAGTCCCCATCCCCGAACCCGAGGTCACCGCCGTCGGCGCGGCGCTGGTGGCCGCGACGGCTTGCGGCTGGGCACCTGATCCTGCCGCAGCGCTCGGCGGGGCCCCGGTGGTCGGTGTCTGTTGA
- a CDS encoding FGGY family carbohydrate kinase, which yields MTLVAGIDSSTQSCKVTVRELATGREVRHGKARHPLRTILPPETWWEALLTAVQRVGGLDDVAAISVSGQQHTPIFLDAAGMVVCDSPLWNDTSSHAHMVALNAELGREEWILRTGLPLTLSDTATKLRWLRDTGPEATRRTAAVAVVHDWLTWRLKGYGPGPGSAGSGGLDELTTDRSEASGTAYWSGETNDYCPDLFEHALGKSAILPRILGPLDRSGVTGSGIPGIPAGIPIGVGSGDNAAAALALDITDGEAVMSLGTSGVVYTRSSVPVHDLSGYVCSYADATGHHLPLVATLNAARNFDAGAGLLGCTYAELSELALQARPGADGLTLLPFFEGERTPDLPHARGSLHDASLANFTRVNFARAVIEGTVASQVAMLEALAACGLRVDRLLLIGGAAASVAVQTVLTQMVDAPVVIPELDEYVTKGAAMQAASALTGAFPTWSVAFEQLPRRPLERQIGQQHKAAMVALGYD from the coding sequence ATGACACTGGTTGCCGGAATCGACTCATCCACCCAGAGCTGCAAGGTGACGGTCCGCGAGCTCGCCACCGGCCGCGAAGTACGCCACGGCAAGGCGCGGCATCCGCTGCGTACCATCCTGCCCCCGGAGACGTGGTGGGAGGCCTTGCTCACCGCTGTGCAGCGCGTCGGCGGACTCGACGACGTAGCGGCGATCTCGGTGAGCGGGCAGCAGCACACCCCGATCTTTCTCGACGCCGCCGGGATGGTGGTGTGCGATTCTCCGCTGTGGAACGACACCAGCTCGCACGCCCACATGGTGGCTTTGAACGCCGAGCTCGGCAGAGAGGAATGGATCCTCCGCACCGGACTGCCGCTGACTCTGTCCGACACCGCGACCAAGCTGCGCTGGCTGCGCGACACCGGTCCCGAAGCCACCCGGCGGACCGCCGCGGTCGCAGTGGTGCACGATTGGCTGACCTGGCGCCTGAAGGGCTATGGCCCTGGACCCGGAAGCGCCGGGTCGGGAGGACTCGACGAGCTGACCACCGACCGGTCGGAGGCGAGCGGGACCGCCTATTGGTCAGGGGAGACGAACGACTACTGCCCGGACCTCTTCGAGCATGCCCTGGGCAAGTCAGCGATCCTGCCGAGAATCCTCGGCCCGCTCGATCGGTCCGGTGTCACCGGCTCCGGCATACCCGGAATCCCTGCCGGCATCCCGATCGGGGTCGGGAGCGGTGACAATGCCGCGGCCGCGCTGGCACTCGACATCACCGACGGCGAGGCGGTGATGTCGCTCGGCACCTCCGGGGTCGTCTATACCCGCTCGTCGGTGCCGGTCCACGATCTCAGCGGGTACGTCTGCAGCTACGCCGATGCGACCGGCCACCATCTGCCGCTGGTCGCGACGCTGAACGCGGCCCGCAATTTCGATGCCGGTGCCGGTCTGCTCGGCTGCACGTATGCCGAGTTGTCCGAGCTCGCGCTGCAGGCTCGCCCGGGTGCCGATGGCCTGACCCTGTTGCCCTTCTTCGAGGGCGAGCGGACACCAGACCTGCCCCATGCCCGGGGATCGCTCCATGACGCCTCGCTCGCGAACTTCACCCGGGTCAACTTCGCCCGGGCAGTGATCGAGGGGACCGTGGCCAGCCAGGTCGCGATGCTGGAAGCGCTGGCCGCCTGTGGTCTGCGCGTCGATCGGTTGCTGCTGATCGGCGGGGCCGCCGCCAGTGTCGCCGTGCAGACGGTCTTGACGCAGATGGTCGACGCACCGGTCGTCATCCCCGAGCTCGACGAATACGTCACCAAGGGCGCAGCCATGCAGGCGGCGTCGGCGCTCACCGGCGCTTTCCCGACCTGGAGCGTCGCATTCGAGCAGCTCCCGCGGCGCCCGCTCGAACGACAGATCGGTCAGCAGCACAAAGCGGCGATGGTTGCCCTCGGATACGACTGA
- a CDS encoding FGGY-family carbohydrate kinase — protein sequence MGIPTITVDVGTTGIKLCLFDAEAQLLTAVQHPTPTTTDGAGEIYDIPALLGAVRRFIRELPSVQRDLVQRIALTGVGESGGLVRSDVSLASPMILWHDQRGAGYLTRLTPEQRSLIYRVTGLPVSGNYGLSKTAWAIDRLPDGERPGDAVGGPQWLNIAEYLAAVLTGERWSEPSLASRTMALDLSSRTWSDEICALLGLDVNAFPALRPAGEGVLVTARFAREVGIDAGVRVHVAGHDHMVGAIGAGLHPGELLNSTGTTEGLLFLQETPSLGPQAERAKLANGLACAGSDYTLFASIPTGGSAFATLQNLLGLDVQQLTGCLAELHRQYVGDRLGLAAVPLVLPQFRGSPPPAKDASARGLIAGVGSQTSAADIVLGCFLGLALEFLDVLELFGVQPAQIKVIGPASRNPLWLQLKADLLGMPLVVSRFPEVVSRGAQVLVSGMADEADQWATTDPYGVDVDATRHDRLAEWRSGIQQQWAYLKGFPS from the coding sequence ATGGGGATCCCCACGATCACGGTCGATGTCGGCACGACCGGCATCAAGCTGTGCCTCTTCGATGCCGAGGCTCAACTGCTCACCGCCGTACAACACCCGACACCGACGACCACCGATGGTGCCGGGGAGATCTACGACATCCCCGCCTTGCTCGGCGCCGTCAGAAGATTCATCCGAGAGCTGCCGTCCGTCCAACGGGACCTCGTCCAACGGATCGCCCTCACCGGCGTCGGTGAGTCCGGCGGGCTCGTCCGGTCCGACGTATCCCTGGCTTCGCCGATGATCCTCTGGCATGACCAACGCGGTGCTGGCTACCTCACTCGGTTGACACCCGAACAGCGCAGTCTGATCTATCGGGTGACCGGCCTCCCGGTGAGCGGCAACTATGGGCTGTCCAAGACGGCCTGGGCCATCGACCGGCTGCCCGACGGCGAGCGCCCGGGAGACGCCGTCGGCGGTCCCCAATGGCTGAACATCGCCGAATATCTGGCTGCCGTGCTGACCGGGGAACGCTGGTCCGAGCCGTCACTGGCCAGCCGGACCATGGCCTTGGACTTGTCCAGCCGGACCTGGTCGGACGAGATCTGCGCCTTGCTCGGGCTGGACGTCAACGCGTTCCCGGCCCTGCGTCCGGCCGGTGAAGGCGTCCTGGTCACCGCCCGGTTCGCCCGTGAGGTCGGGATCGACGCGGGCGTCAGGGTCCACGTCGCCGGTCACGACCATATGGTCGGCGCGATCGGCGCCGGCCTGCACCCAGGCGAGCTGCTGAACTCCACTGGCACCACCGAGGGTCTGCTGTTCCTGCAGGAGACCCCGAGCCTCGGCCCCCAGGCCGAGCGGGCGAAGCTGGCCAATGGCCTGGCCTGCGCGGGCTCCGACTACACGCTCTTTGCCTCCATCCCCACCGGGGGCTCCGCCTTCGCGACGCTGCAGAATCTGCTGGGCCTCGATGTGCAGCAGCTGACCGGCTGCCTGGCGGAACTGCACCGACAGTACGTGGGCGACCGACTCGGCCTGGCCGCTGTCCCGCTCGTGCTGCCGCAGTTTCGGGGCAGTCCCCCGCCGGCCAAGGATGCGTCGGCTCGTGGGCTCATCGCCGGCGTCGGCTCGCAGACCTCGGCGGCAGATATCGTGCTCGGCTGTTTCCTCGGCCTGGCGCTGGAGTTCCTCGACGTGCTGGAGTTGTTCGGCGTTCAGCCCGCTCAGATCAAGGTCATCGGGCCGGCCAGCAGGAACCCGCTCTGGTTGCAGCTCAAGGCCGATCTGCTGGGCATGCCGCTCGTGGTGTCACGCTTTCCCGAGGTCGTCTCACGGGGTGCGCAGGTGCTCGTCTCCGGCATGGCCGACGAGGCAGACCAGTGGGCGACGACCGACCCGTACGGTGTCGACGTCGACGCGACTCGGCACGACCGATTGGCCGAGTGGCGCTCCGGCATCCAGCAGCAGTGGGCGTATCTGAAGGGCTTTCCCTCGTGA